A stretch of Saccharothrix texasensis DNA encodes these proteins:
- a CDS encoding tetratricopeptide repeat protein — translation MSGIGGTGKTGLLLHWAHSRRDRYEDGQLYVDLRGPDASAVRPTVGAVLRRFLEALGEPDESIPRDPDELGKHYRTVLGRRRVLVFADNAESPEQIRALLPGSSHATLIAAGRAHLDGLRISGFSLRRLDALSVVEAGALFERSLPEGDDRLVAEPAAVAEIARRCGQWPLPLLIAAGRAIDRPTLSLSALARELAARGLEAMKTKDGSESVREVLANSAAALADEAREVFGLLAVSPGQDLHVTALAALADRPANDIVPLLDSLETMNLVQWVDEGRYRMHDLVRLYARESAGGDDAALRRLVDHYLSTARAADLLLSPYKTASATDGPAAGIDASDVLPWFGAEHRNLLAVQQEALRRKWYERAWSLAWHLTDFQRWQGRLHDYYDTWTTALEAARGLGDRHRLAWAHRQMGQACSRLGRFDEAEDRLRAAIGLARGVDLSCEAATLRTLSRNSSRRGRHGQAVVHALEALDRYRRLGNPLRTALGLTTAAWAQAGVGNHVEARNFGVESMRMQRLHGNRYGVAEAAACLGYVDHMTGRHDRAVAHYQEAVAGFRFLQNTYKEADATASLGDAYAAVDVAAATTQWRRALSLYAAQNRTAQAELVSARLG, via the coding sequence GTATCGGTGGGACGGGCAAGACGGGGCTCCTCCTGCACTGGGCGCACTCGCGTCGGGACCGGTACGAAGACGGCCAGTTGTACGTGGACCTGCGCGGTCCCGACGCGTCGGCGGTCCGACCGACGGTCGGCGCCGTGCTCCGCCGCTTCCTGGAGGCGCTCGGCGAGCCGGACGAGTCGATCCCCCGGGATCCGGACGAGCTCGGCAAGCACTACCGGACGGTTCTCGGCCGGCGGAGGGTGCTGGTCTTCGCGGACAACGCGGAGTCCCCGGAGCAGATCCGGGCGTTGCTGCCGGGCTCGTCGCACGCCACGTTGATCGCGGCCGGTCGGGCCCACCTGGACGGCCTGCGGATCAGCGGGTTCAGCCTGCGACGGCTGGACGCGCTGAGCGTCGTCGAGGCGGGCGCCCTGTTCGAGCGGTCGCTGCCCGAGGGCGACGACCGGCTGGTGGCCGAGCCCGCAGCCGTGGCCGAGATCGCCCGGCGCTGCGGGCAGTGGCCGTTGCCGCTGCTGATCGCGGCCGGGCGTGCGATCGACCGCCCGACCTTGTCGCTGTCCGCCCTCGCCCGGGAGCTGGCGGCCCGAGGACTTGAGGCGATGAAGACGAAGGACGGCTCGGAGAGCGTGCGCGAGGTGCTCGCCAACTCGGCCGCGGCACTCGCCGACGAGGCACGTGAGGTCTTCGGGTTGCTGGCCGTGAGCCCCGGGCAGGACCTCCACGTGACCGCCTTGGCGGCCCTCGCCGACCGTCCCGCGAACGACATCGTCCCGCTGCTGGACAGCCTGGAGACGATGAATCTCGTCCAGTGGGTCGACGAGGGCCGCTACCGGATGCACGACCTGGTCCGCCTGTACGCCCGGGAGTCGGCCGGTGGGGACGACGCCGCACTCCGACGTCTCGTCGACCACTACCTGAGCACCGCGCGGGCGGCGGACCTCCTGCTGTCCCCGTACAAGACGGCGTCCGCCACCGACGGTCCGGCCGCCGGCATCGACGCATCCGACGTGCTGCCGTGGTTCGGCGCGGAACACCGCAACCTGCTGGCCGTGCAGCAGGAGGCCCTGCGGCGCAAGTGGTACGAGCGGGCCTGGAGCCTGGCCTGGCACCTCACGGACTTCCAGCGCTGGCAGGGACGCCTGCACGACTACTACGACACGTGGACGACCGCCCTGGAAGCCGCACGAGGCCTGGGTGACCGTCACCGCCTGGCCTGGGCGCACCGGCAGATGGGGCAGGCGTGCTCCCGGCTGGGCCGGTTCGACGAGGCCGAGGACCGGCTCCGCGCGGCCATCGGCCTGGCCCGCGGCGTCGACCTGTCGTGCGAAGCCGCCACGCTGCGCACGCTCTCCCGCAACTCTTCCCGCCGCGGCCGGCACGGTCAAGCGGTCGTCCACGCGCTCGAAGCCCTGGACCGGTATCGGAGGCTCGGGAACCCGTTGAGGACCGCGCTCGGTCTCACGACCGCGGCCTGGGCGCAGGCGGGAGTGGGCAATCACGTGGAGGCCCGGAACTTCGGCGTGGAGTCGATGCGGATGCAGCGCCTGCACGGCAACCGGTACGGCGTTGCGGAGGCGGCGGCCTGCCTCGGGTACGTGGACCACATGACCGGTCGCCACGACCGTGCCGTGGCGCATTACCAGGAGGCGGTGGCGGGCTTCCGGTTCCTGCAGAACACCTACAAGGAAGCCGACGCCACGGCGAGCCTCGGAGATGCTTACGCCGCCGTGGACGTGGCTGCGGCGACAACGCAGTGGCGACGGGCGCTCAGCCTCTATGCCGCGCAGAACCGCACCGCTCAAGCCGAGCTTGTCTCCGCCAGACTGGGCTGA